A region of the Nitrospinota bacterium genome:
AAGCGGATCGGCCAAGCCGCCTCATGGAATGCTGGCGCGGCTGTGGGACCTTGGGCTGAAGGTCGGGCATTCCGCCAGATCTGTGGCCGACACGATTTCCATGGGGCTGGCGGACATCATTTCCCGCACCTCCATGATCGAGTGCCGCTTTCTCGCCGGAGACCGGGACCTGTACGACGAGTTCAGGAAAAAGTACGCCCGCGACGTCATCCATTACCGTCCGCACGATTTTATCAAGGCGAAGATGGACGAGATGGCCAAGCGCCACGCCACATTCGGCCGGGCGGTGAAACTGACGGAGCCGAACATAAAAGAGAGCCGTGGCGGCCTGCGCGATTTCAACACCGCGCTGTGGGTCATACAGGCCAAGCTGGAGGTGAAGGGGATAGATGAACTCGCCTCCCGTGGACTGATGGACCGGGAAGAGGCCGCGCCGGTGAACGAAGCGTACTCCACTCTTTTACGGCTTCGCAATACGCTTCACTGGCGCTCCAATAAGGCAAGCGACACCCTTGTGCAGGCGTTGCAGCCGGACATAGCGCGGATGGAAGGATTTGAGGGATCGGACAACGTGGCGGCGGCGGCCCTCATGAAAAAGTATTTCAACGCCGCCACCGTGATTGACCGATTCACGGTGGAGATGCTGTCCGTCGCGGAAGAATACAAGCGCAAAAGGCTTTTCTGGGGCCCCCGGATACGCATAGACGCGGACGGGCTATTCGCCAGCGAAGGGAAACTGCATGTCAACGCGTTTCCGCCGGCCGAATACGGGCCGGACGGCGGCATACTATTAAAGATCGCCCGAAGATTGTCCGACGAAGGGCTGGAGCCGGCGCCAAACCTTGTGAGGGGGTTGAGAAAGCTTGCGCACACAGCCCCTGACGAGTGGTTCACCGGCCCCGCCGCCGGGGAATTGCTCGCGTCCATACTCAAACTTAAAAACGGCTCCGTCGCGCTGGGAGTTTTTCACGAAGCGGGGATTCTGATCCGGTTCATCCCGGAGTTTGCGGACATCACAGGGCTTTCGCAGTTTGACATGTTCCACAGGTTTTCAACCGACGAGCACACAATTAACGCCCTGCGCAAGTTCGAGGAAATCCCCGGCGTGGCCCCTGTGGCGCCGCAGATGAAGGAGATATACCGGGCCAAGCGCAATATCGAGATAACAAAGCTGGCCCTTCTGCTGCACGACCTTGGCAAAAGGGCGGAAGACCACCACGCCGTGGAGGACGACACCCGCAGCGAGCGGATATTGACAAGGTTGGGGCTGGAAAGGTTCGTCGAGCCGGTCCGGTTTCTGGTGAACCGCCATCTGCTGATGAGCGTCACCGCCCAGCGGCGCGATTTTTCCGTCCCGGCCACGTTGCGGCATTTCTGCAATGAAGTGGGGGACAGGATCGCGTTGCGAAGGCTGTATCTTCTCACATACGCCGACATCGCCGCCGTGGGGCCGGAAGTGTGGAACGACTGGAAGGACCAGCTTCTTAGCGAGCTTTATAACAGGGCGGAGAAATACTATATAGAAGGGGAGGCCATATTTCTTTCCGATGAAGAGCAGATTGCCGCCCTTACCAAGCTGGCGGCGGTGGAACTGGGCTCGGTCTCCATGGAAGGCTCCGTGCGCGAGTTCCTTTCCATGGCGCCGGAGCGGTATGTGAAAAACGCCGACCCGCAGATGGTGGCCATGGACATCCGCCAGGTGGACCGGCTCAAGACAAACCGGGTGGCGCTACGCTATGCCATGAATCCCGGGGACCAGTCCGGAAAGCTCACTTTGGCGGCCAAGGAGCGGATCGGATTTTTCTCTATTATCTCCGGAGCGTTCGCCGCAAAGAACATCAGCATCGTGGACGCCCAGATCCACACGCTGGCGGGGCATACCGCGCTGGATACCATTACCGTGGGGGGTAACCTGGGGATATTCTCCGATCCCCCTTCGCTCAAAAGGCTGGAGACGGAGCTTGGCGAACTTCTGGACGGCAAGAAGGACATCGAGGAACTTGTGGCCCGCCGCAAACGCTATGTCAAGCAGGAGGACCTGGCGGGGCAGGCGGTGGGGGAGCCGCAGGTGGAGATACTGAACCATCTGTCGGAGACAAACTCCGTTGTGGAGATATGGGCGCCCGACCGGATCGGGCTTTTGTACGACGTCACCCGCACCTTCGCCCATCGCAACCTGGACATCACATCGGCCAAGATAAGCACCGAAGGCCCCACGGCGATAAACGTTTTCTATGTGACCACCGCGGAGGGGAGCAAGCTGGAAAGCGTGGAGGAACAGCGCGCGCTGGAGGCGGCGCTCCTCCATGCGATTCAAAACCCGATGGGACAGGGGTGAGGGACTACTTCTTTCCCATCCTCTTCACCAGCGTCACTTCGTTCCCTTTATCGTTATAATAAACCTCGTCCATCAGGCGGCGAAGCAGCATAAGCCCCC
Encoded here:
- the glnD gene encoding [protein-PII] uridylyltransferase, giving the protein MTAEQTGALRQVIEEKRAVVRAEHEKGADGVTVCQSLASIVDEVIIGLFEAEKEGFDGALVALGGYGRGVMNPFSDVDLLFLLRDSRPKSGSAKPPHGMLARLWDLGLKVGHSARSVADTISMGLADIISRTSMIECRFLAGDRDLYDEFRKKYARDVIHYRPHDFIKAKMDEMAKRHATFGRAVKLTEPNIKESRGGLRDFNTALWVIQAKLEVKGIDELASRGLMDREEAAPVNEAYSTLLRLRNTLHWRSNKASDTLVQALQPDIARMEGFEGSDNVAAAALMKKYFNAATVIDRFTVEMLSVAEEYKRKRLFWGPRIRIDADGLFASEGKLHVNAFPPAEYGPDGGILLKIARRLSDEGLEPAPNLVRGLRKLAHTAPDEWFTGPAAGELLASILKLKNGSVALGVFHEAGILIRFIPEFADITGLSQFDMFHRFSTDEHTINALRKFEEIPGVAPVAPQMKEIYRAKRNIEITKLALLLHDLGKRAEDHHAVEDDTRSERILTRLGLERFVEPVRFLVNRHLLMSVTAQRRDFSVPATLRHFCNEVGDRIALRRLYLLTYADIAAVGPEVWNDWKDQLLSELYNRAEKYYIEGEAIFLSDEEQIAALTKLAAVELGSVSMEGSVREFLSMAPERYVKNADPQMVAMDIRQVDRLKTNRVALRYAMNPGDQSGKLTLAAKERIGFFSIISGAFAAKNISIVDAQIHTLAGHTALDTITVGGNLGIFSDPPSLKRLETELGELLDGKKDIEELVARRKRYVKQEDLAGQAVGEPQVEILNHLSETNSVVEIWAPDRIGLLYDVTRTFAHRNLDITSAKISTEGPTAINVFYVTTAEGSKLESVEEQRALEAALLHAIQNPMGQG